The Halalkalibaculum roseum genome window below encodes:
- a CDS encoding SusC/RagA family TonB-linked outer membrane protein, translated as MFKKISYSVIAIFLCLPITLLAQATIEGTVTEARTGEPMPGVNVIIQGTTIGASTNADGRYSIENVDPGTYTLEARFIGFASSTQEVTVNTETVEVNFVLRQSSINLNEVVVTGAGGPVEKKKLGNSIGTIDSEELTTAPISTFSDVLQGREPGLVGLPSGGATGEGSRIRIRGSASLSQSNEPLIYIDGVRVDNGGGFGGLVDNDGGSPSRLDDINPDIIKRVEVLKGAAAATLYGTEASNGVIQIFTKKGAVLDQPQFDIKIQNAAIRYPTNIIEPNTGWATTQGVADNMNDTYGTSLVPYQLHEEAFMEEMFETGYGQSYTASVQGGNPGITYYVSGRWSDENGPFAAEQWPGMPAGTQSRVEDENKKLQFNTNVNIYPSDKLQFRITTGYTDTKHSTWPLNNNTESPTSLALLSKPQLASPTNYSGIVAFATVAEATQLTFDQDVQHFNGSIGTNYQPFEMLALDATFGVDFTNQFSEFNRPFGWNISNFTGTNVEGERTFSDRNNLEITADIKGTLNNTLSEDFESSFIFGTQGFVTRENISSGSAVGFPGPGLTVSEAADQQALDEDILENVNLGVFGQEQIGFQDYLFGTVGARLDANSAFGSDFSVIVYPKASLSFIPTDAPFWGDGDGVISSLLLRTAVGQSGLQPGAFDALTTFTSFSSTSGAGIAPQNLGNPDLKPEISTEWELGMELGMFDGRLGFETTYWNRTVTDALVARQFPVSGGFVNPQLDNIGELSGEGIEISLQGTPISTQDLQINVFANTAYLYEKVESLGGAPPIKVSGSYTRHRNFITEGYAPGAHFGAKLMDVQDGFLPVDLNGDGQPDSEQELLSLLAGSTSEFTTAWFSNLPSSTSNVLIVDEDGDGDFYDHYLGKPTPDFSGAFGTGIDYKQFSLNALFEYQFGNYYVNNLGEAFRSANPAIGRNTPETARVDRDYATGGVDSNYQPQNDPEVRLNALKDWVNNYLGLAPFQGLNWVQQADFLRFRELSLTYRVSREKLTPLGIRNLSFTASGRNLALWTKFDGDPEVNEVGRGAGNSLDQNFLSGVSTLGVPIPRRFIFTVNLGF; from the coding sequence ATGTTTAAAAAGATCAGTTACAGTGTAATTGCAATATTTTTATGCCTTCCGATTACCCTTTTGGCACAAGCCACGATTGAGGGTACCGTCACGGAGGCCAGAACCGGTGAGCCTATGCCCGGTGTAAACGTCATTATACAGGGCACAACTATCGGTGCGTCAACCAATGCCGATGGAAGATATTCCATTGAAAATGTTGACCCGGGCACCTATACGTTGGAGGCGCGATTTATAGGATTTGCCAGCAGCACACAGGAAGTGACCGTCAACACAGAAACGGTTGAGGTCAACTTTGTACTGCGGCAGAGTTCAATAAACCTTAATGAAGTTGTGGTGACCGGTGCCGGAGGACCCGTGGAAAAGAAGAAGCTGGGTAATTCTATTGGTACCATTGATTCGGAGGAGTTGACTACCGCGCCCATCAGTACCTTCTCTGATGTACTGCAGGGAAGAGAACCGGGCTTGGTCGGATTGCCATCCGGCGGTGCTACCGGCGAGGGTTCCAGAATTCGAATCCGGGGATCAGCCAGTCTATCCCAAAGCAATGAGCCTCTCATTTATATTGACGGGGTGCGTGTTGATAACGGCGGCGGTTTTGGCGGACTGGTCGATAATGATGGCGGATCGCCATCACGTCTCGATGATATTAATCCCGATATCATCAAACGCGTGGAGGTATTGAAAGGAGCCGCTGCAGCTACACTCTATGGAACGGAAGCCTCAAACGGGGTAATTCAGATTTTTACAAAGAAAGGAGCCGTTCTGGACCAGCCGCAATTTGATATTAAAATTCAAAATGCTGCCATTCGTTATCCTACGAATATTATTGAACCGAATACGGGTTGGGCAACCACGCAGGGCGTTGCGGATAATATGAATGATACCTACGGAACGAGTCTGGTACCCTATCAACTTCATGAAGAGGCTTTTATGGAGGAGATGTTTGAGACCGGTTATGGACAAAGCTATACGGCCTCCGTACAAGGTGGTAATCCCGGTATTACTTATTATGTAAGCGGACGCTGGTCCGATGAAAACGGACCCTTTGCTGCAGAGCAATGGCCCGGAATGCCGGCCGGCACCCAGTCACGGGTAGAGGATGAGAACAAAAAGCTGCAGTTCAATACAAATGTAAATATTTATCCCAGCGATAAGCTGCAATTTCGTATAACCACCGGGTACACCGATACCAAGCATTCTACCTGGCCGCTGAATAACAATACGGAAAGCCCGACTTCACTGGCGCTTTTGAGTAAACCGCAACTGGCTTCTCCAACCAACTATTCTGGAATTGTTGCTTTTGCGACGGTTGCCGAAGCTACCCAGCTGACCTTCGATCAGGATGTACAGCATTTCAACGGTAGCATTGGTACTAACTATCAACCCTTTGAAATGTTGGCCCTGGATGCAACTTTTGGGGTAGACTTTACGAACCAGTTCAGTGAATTCAACAGACCATTCGGCTGGAATATTAGCAACTTTACCGGGACGAATGTAGAAGGTGAACGAACGTTCTCCGACAGAAACAACCTGGAAATTACGGCTGATATTAAGGGTACCCTAAATAATACCTTGAGCGAAGATTTCGAGTCTTCTTTCATTTTCGGAACTCAGGGCTTTGTAACACGCGAAAATATTTCCTCAGGAAGTGCGGTAGGCTTTCCGGGACCGGGTCTTACGGTAAGTGAAGCTGCCGACCAGCAAGCTCTGGATGAAGATATTCTCGAAAACGTAAACCTGGGTGTCTTCGGGCAGGAACAGATCGGATTCCAGGATTACCTTTTTGGAACGGTTGGAGCCCGTTTGGATGCCAACAGTGCTTTCGGATCTGATTTCAGTGTGATCGTTTATCCAAAAGCATCACTGTCGTTTATTCCGACTGATGCTCCCTTCTGGGGAGATGGTGATGGAGTCATCAGTTCCTTATTGTTGAGAACTGCCGTCGGACAGTCCGGTCTTCAACCCGGAGCCTTTGACGCGCTTACAACCTTTACCTCCTTTTCTTCCACATCAGGAGCGGGTATTGCACCTCAAAACTTGGGTAATCCGGATCTTAAACCTGAAATATCTACCGAGTGGGAGCTAGGTATGGAGCTTGGCATGTTTGACGGGCGTCTTGGTTTTGAAACCACCTATTGGAACCGAACGGTCACCGACGCCTTGGTTGCCCGCCAGTTTCCTGTCAGTGGAGGTTTTGTAAATCCCCAGCTTGATAACATCGGAGAGCTTTCCGGTGAGGGGATTGAGATTAGTCTGCAGGGTACTCCGATCTCAACGCAGGATCTGCAGATTAACGTCTTCGCCAATACCGCCTATTTATATGAGAAAGTTGAGTCACTGGGAGGTGCGCCACCCATTAAGGTAAGCGGCAGTTATACCCGACACCGTAACTTTATTACGGAAGGATATGCTCCCGGAGCACACTTTGGTGCCAAACTCATGGATGTACAGGACGGGTTTCTTCCTGTAGACCTTAACGGTGATGGTCAGCCGGATAGCGAGCAGGAGTTGTTATCCTTACTTGCAGGATCAACATCCGAATTTACAACAGCATGGTTCTCCAATTTGCCTTCTTCAACATCGAATGTTCTTATAGTAGATGAAGACGGTGATGGAGATTTTTATGATCACTACCTGGGTAAACCAACCCCAGATTTCTCAGGAGCCTTCGGTACCGGTATTGATTACAAGCAGTTCAGCCTGAATGCACTCTTTGAGTACCAATTCGGTAACTACTATGTGAATAATCTCGGGGAAGCATTCCGAAGCGCCAATCCGGCTATTGGACGAAATACTCCCGAAACGGCCCGTGTAGACCGGGATTATGCTACCGGCGGTGTGGATTCAAATTACCAGCCTCAGAATGATCCTGAGGTACGCCTCAATGCCCTTAAAGATTGGGTAAACAACTACCTCGGATTAGCTCCCTTCCAGGGCTTGAACTGGGTACAACAGGCTGACTTCCTGAGATTCAGAGAACTCAGTCTTACCTACCGGGTGTCAAGGGAAAAACTGACTCCTTTAGGAATCAGGAACCTTTCATTTACTGCTTCGGGTCGAAACCTGGCATTATGGACGAAGTTTGACGGCGATCCTGAAGTAAATGAGGTAGGCCGTGGGGCAGGAAACTCGCTGGATCAGAACTTCCTGTCCGGTGTGTCTACGCTGGGTGTACCGATACCCCGCCGATTTATTTTCACCGTCAATCTAGGATTTTAA
- a CDS encoding ABC transporter permease, with translation MKTTGFIARRYLFSKKHISLISTLTIISITGVTIGTALLIVVLSVFNGFFEVIKDILLTNDPDIRIESAEGKAFRYQQQVQGNEDGNMINYTEGMMPGLDEIPEVRAAEPFVTGKALLVYKQRRNRVVTIKGIQPANYKELNNLEESITSGAFDLGVQDRMPGLLMSEQLMNELGVQVGERIVLLSAEGMRKSLTQFSLPRTYQFEIRGGYSLTQIIDDAPVYVDLEAGQRLFDFRNTVSGIDVRLTDSDLAAAVKDTMHSKLGDNYKISTWYDLQRPLYDVMYLEKWGSYIILMIIVIVAVLNIIGSLTMIVIQKNRDIGVLLTMGYTPSDIKKIFVKQGLYIGLIGCVLGGGLGLLISWLQQTYGLIKLSSAFIISAYPVSIEVLDVSIVLAGSLLLCLAASWYPAKRAALVEPADAVRFE, from the coding sequence ATGAAAACAACAGGATTTATAGCCCGGCGCTACCTCTTTTCAAAGAAGCATATCTCCCTGATATCCACACTGACTATCATCAGTATAACCGGGGTAACTATAGGTACAGCCCTGCTCATCGTTGTTCTTTCGGTGTTTAATGGTTTTTTCGAAGTCATCAAAGATATCCTTCTAACGAACGACCCGGACATCCGAATTGAATCAGCGGAAGGGAAAGCTTTTCGGTACCAGCAGCAAGTGCAGGGTAATGAGGATGGCAACATGATAAATTATACTGAAGGAATGATGCCCGGCCTAGATGAGATACCCGAGGTGAGAGCGGCAGAGCCCTTCGTCACCGGTAAAGCGCTGCTGGTTTATAAACAGCGACGAAACAGGGTGGTAACCATAAAGGGCATTCAGCCGGCCAATTATAAAGAGCTGAATAACCTGGAAGAGAGCATTACAAGTGGGGCCTTCGATCTGGGTGTTCAGGACAGAATGCCCGGGCTTCTGATGAGCGAACAATTGATGAATGAACTGGGTGTTCAAGTGGGCGAACGCATTGTTCTACTCAGTGCCGAGGGGATGAGAAAATCACTTACCCAGTTTTCCTTACCGCGCACTTACCAGTTCGAGATACGGGGCGGCTATAGCCTGACTCAAATTATTGATGATGCCCCGGTTTATGTAGACCTGGAAGCGGGCCAGCGCCTGTTTGATTTTAGAAACACCGTGTCGGGTATTGACGTCAGGCTGACCGACAGTGATTTGGCAGCGGCCGTGAAAGATACTATGCACTCAAAGCTGGGGGATAACTATAAAATTTCAACCTGGTATGATCTGCAGCGACCGCTTTATGATGTGATGTATCTTGAAAAATGGGGATCCTATATCATTTTGATGATCATTGTCATTGTAGCAGTCTTAAATATAATTGGATCCCTAACTATGATTGTGATCCAAAAGAACAGGGATATAGGTGTGCTGTTAACGATGGGATACACACCCTCGGATATCAAAAAGATCTTTGTAAAGCAGGGTCTTTACATCGGACTAATTGGCTGTGTGCTGGGAGGGGGTTTGGGCTTGCTGATTAGCTGGCTGCAGCAGACCTATGGTTTGATAAAACTCTCTTCTGCATTTATTATCAGTGCCTACCCGGTAAGTATTGAGGTGCTGGATGTGAGTATTGTTTTGGCTGGGAGTCTACTTCTGTGTCTTGCGGCAAGCTGGTACCCCGCAAAACGAGCCGCCTTGGTGGAACCTGCCGATGCCGTTCGTTTTGAATAA
- a CDS encoding RagB/SusD family nutrient uptake outer membrane protein: protein MKHITRSFLAFVIIAGTMLAGCNLLDVNNPNSLVEDDINQPVTAEFLTNGSEATVADGVSGFLAVYSVASDELNWVGSFDAWQDIMIGNFNDPTNQFVDQEYPTVSRARWWADDVIQRLNEFDSEGLLSDRTQLSRAYLYGAIIYVTIADMFDNFVFTDRAEGGPPIGEENMVNLYTTAVEYVDQGLSVSGISTELEAALLGMRARANYSRAMWSKMNPSVNTADPLINDSEAVADAQAALAVMGADYKYQLTFSPSTLNNYVAQQTNQRIELVVNPSVYIVADDAGRRVKNIQYADSTVQLQDPIDNIPDPVLYNSLVEFITAIEYAPITVVSAREMHLILAEAAAAGNGSVDFNTQINAIRSLNDLTDYSGQITQLEMLQHTRQVNLFLQGRRLHDMYRFDTSSPQWETNSTAESTPGTFFPISITECRANPDVSC, encoded by the coding sequence ATGAAACATATAACAAGAAGCTTTTTAGCATTTGTAATTATAGCCGGTACGATGCTTGCGGGCTGTAATCTTTTGGATGTAAACAATCCGAATAGCCTGGTTGAGGATGATATTAACCAGCCTGTAACAGCAGAATTTCTTACCAATGGTTCGGAAGCAACCGTTGCAGATGGGGTAAGTGGTTTTCTTGCCGTCTATTCTGTAGCCTCCGACGAGCTAAACTGGGTCGGAAGTTTTGATGCCTGGCAGGATATCATGATTGGTAACTTTAACGATCCCACCAACCAGTTTGTGGACCAGGAATATCCCACGGTTTCACGAGCGCGCTGGTGGGCTGACGATGTTATCCAGCGGCTTAACGAATTCGACAGTGAGGGTTTGTTGTCAGACAGAACCCAGTTGAGCCGGGCCTATCTGTATGGTGCCATCATCTATGTTACTATAGCTGATATGTTTGATAATTTCGTGTTCACGGATCGTGCAGAAGGCGGACCTCCTATAGGGGAAGAAAACATGGTTAATCTTTACACTACCGCAGTCGAATACGTTGACCAGGGCTTGTCGGTAAGCGGTATTTCAACAGAGCTGGAAGCGGCACTGTTGGGGATGCGTGCAAGAGCCAACTATTCAAGAGCCATGTGGAGCAAGATGAATCCATCGGTAAATACGGCCGACCCTTTAATCAATGATTCAGAGGCCGTAGCGGATGCGCAGGCGGCACTGGCCGTTATGGGTGCAGATTATAAGTACCAGCTTACTTTTTCACCGAGTACGCTCAACAATTATGTTGCTCAGCAGACCAACCAGCGTATTGAGCTCGTTGTAAACCCCTCGGTTTATATCGTGGCTGACGATGCTGGAAGAAGGGTGAAAAACATCCAGTATGCTGACTCAACGGTTCAGCTTCAGGATCCAATAGATAATATCCCGGATCCGGTACTGTATAATTCCCTGGTAGAATTTATTACTGCCATAGAGTACGCCCCTATTACTGTTGTTTCGGCCAGAGAGATGCATTTGATACTGGCGGAAGCTGCAGCGGCGGGTAACGGAAGCGTTGACTTCAATACCCAGATAAATGCGATTCGTTCTCTGAACGACCTTACCGATTACAGCGGACAGATTACTCAGCTTGAAATGCTTCAGCATACACGACAGGTCAATCTGTTTCTGCAGGGAAGGAGATTGCACGACATGTATCGCTTCGATACAAGCTCACCGCAATGGGAGACCAATTCAACGGCGGAGTCCACTCCGGGGACCTTTTTCCCGATTTCCATAACTGAATGCAGGGCAAATCCTGACGTCAGCTGTTAG